A genome region from Gossypium hirsutum isolate 1008001.06 chromosome A04, Gossypium_hirsutum_v2.1, whole genome shotgun sequence includes the following:
- the LOC107948488 gene encoding uncharacterized protein, with protein sequence MGTRARRKQSWYTQTLTPLLEGPMDPEMQEEGNKKERSWEVIREWFRTQKGSSFSSSPTSFSMSKYFYGNGSIPPARRHDLRLLLGVLGCPLAPIPLLNHPIHHIRLKDIPIETSTAHYIIQQYLAASGCLKQRQKCGAKNMYATGSVKMICCETEISRGSGKGKNIVKSLGTRSQEMGGCFVVWQMKPEMWSLELVVGGNKVIAGSDGKTVWRHTSWLGTHAAKGPQRPLRRIIQGLDPKTTASLFAKAQCLGEKRIGDEDCFVLKVCADRAAVMERNEGPAEVMRHVLYGYFSQKSGLLIYLEDSHLTRVQTQEENEGGCACAYWETTIGSSIGDYRDVDGVLIAHQGRSIATVFRFGELSMQHSRSRMEEFWSIDDVVFNVQGLSIDSFIPPADIFDR encoded by the exons ATGGGGACAAGAGCAAGAAGGAAGCAAAGCTGGTACACGCAGACACTAACGCCATTATTGGAAGGACCAATGGACCCAGAAATGCAAGAAGAAGGAAACAAGAAGGAGAGATCTTGGGAAGTAATCCGAGAATGGTTTCGAACACAGAAGGGATCGTCTTTTTCATCATCACCAACTAGCTTTTCCATGTCCAAATATTTTTATGGAAACGGAAGCATTCCTCCTGCCAGGAGGCACGATTTAAGACTTTTGCTTGGCGTCTTGGGTTGCCCTCTCGCCCCTATTCCGCTACTTAATCACCCAATTCATCACATTCGCCTCAAAGACATTCCTATC GAAACATCGACAGCGCATTACATAATACAACAATATTTGGCAGCATCGGGATGCTTGAAACAGCGGCAGAAATGTGGGGCGAAAAACATGTATGCAACAGGGAGTGTGAAGATGATATGTTGTGAGACGGAGATATCAAGAGGGTCAGGGAAAGGGAAGAACATCGTGAAAAGTTTAGGGACAAGGAGTCAAGAAATGGGTGGGTGCTTTGTGGTTTGGCAAATGAAGCCTGAGATGTGGTCTCTTGAGCTTGTTGTCGGAGGCAACAAGGTTATTGCCGGCAGCGATGGCAAAACAGTGTGGCGACACACATCTTGGCTTGGCACACATGCTGCCAAGGGTCCTCAACGTCCCTTGCGCCGCATTATCCAG GGTCTAGATCCAAAGACAACAGCCAGTTTATTTGCTAAAGCCCAATGCTTAGGCGAGAAACGAATAGGCGACGAGGATTGCTTCGTCCTAAAAGTATGCGCCGACCGTGCAGCGGTGATGGAACGAAACGAAGGACCAGCAGAAGTAATGAGGCATGTATTATACGGCTACTTTTCCCAAAAGAGTGGGTTACTCATATACTTGGAGGACTCCCATCTAACCAGAGTTCAAACCCAAGAAGAGAATGAAGGTGGGTGTGCTTGTGCCTATTGGGAAACAACCATCGGAAGCAGCATCGGAGATTACAGAGATGTGGATGGCGTCTTGATAGCGCATCAAGGAAGGTCAATCGCCACTGTTTTCCGATTCGGGGAGCTGTCGATGCAGCACAGCAGGAGTCGAATGGAAGAATTTTGGAGCATTGACGATGTTGTTTTCAATGTTCAAGGACTCTCCATTGATTCCTTCATTCCTCCAGCTGATATCTTTGATcgttaa